One genomic segment of Mycolicibacterium psychrotolerans includes these proteins:
- the octT gene encoding diglucosylglycerate octanoyltransferase, with protein MSSDADPGRRTLLVFCDSLSYYGPTGGLPVDDPRIWPNIVAEQLDWDVELIGRIGWTSRDVWWAATQDPRSWAALPRAGAVVFATSGMDSLPSPLPTALRELIRYVRPPRVRRWVRDGYAWAQPRFSPIARAALPPHLTVEYLEMTRAAIDFNRPGIPVVASLPSVHIAATYGKAHHGRPGTVAAITRWAGEHNVPLVDLKAAVAEHVLSGRGNPDGIHWNFEAHEAVAGLMIKALAEAGVSVSDSRS; from the coding sequence ATGTCCTCTGACGCGGACCCCGGCCGCAGAACCCTGCTGGTTTTCTGCGATTCCCTGTCGTACTACGGCCCGACCGGCGGACTGCCCGTCGACGATCCGCGTATCTGGCCGAATATCGTTGCCGAACAATTGGATTGGGATGTCGAGCTGATCGGCCGGATCGGCTGGACCAGCCGTGACGTCTGGTGGGCGGCGACGCAGGACCCGCGGTCGTGGGCGGCGTTGCCGCGCGCGGGCGCGGTCGTCTTCGCGACCTCGGGCATGGACTCACTGCCCTCGCCGCTGCCGACGGCGCTGCGAGAATTGATCCGGTACGTGCGGCCGCCGCGGGTACGGCGCTGGGTGCGTGACGGTTACGCGTGGGCGCAACCCCGGTTCTCGCCGATCGCCCGCGCCGCGCTGCCCCCGCATCTGACCGTCGAGTACCTGGAGATGACCAGGGCCGCCATCGATTTCAACCGGCCCGGGATCCCGGTGGTGGCATCCCTGCCGTCGGTGCACATCGCCGCCACTTACGGCAAGGCCCACCACGGCCGTCCCGGCACCGTCGCCGCGATCACCCGCTGGGCCGGCGAGCATAACGTGCCCCTGGTCGACCTCAAGGCTGCGGTCGCCGAACACGTGCTGAGCGGGCGCGGGAACCCTGACGGCATCCACTGGAACTTCGAGGCCCACGAGGCAGTCGCCGGGCTGATGATCAAGGCTCTCGCCGAAGCCGGTGTCTCCGTCTCGGATTCGCGGAGCTGA
- a CDS encoding DegV family protein — MPVVVVSDSSSRLGVDDEKRWNIREVPLHVLVDGDDLRDGVDEIPYDIHDRPKVTTAGAAPADLEETYRQALADSAGDGVVAVHLSAALSSTYSAAVIAAREFGSAVRVVNSRSAAMGVGFVAREAARCAAAGGDVDAVEAAARAARGRSHVFLVVHRLDNLRRSGRIGTASSWLGTALSLKPLLRLDVDGRLVLDQRIRTISKAHAALVDRVADVVGEAPADVVVHHVDNHDAADELGAALTQRLPQLTSLTVADMGPVLSVHVGSGAVGVAVQVAAS, encoded by the coding sequence ATGCCGGTGGTGGTGGTCAGTGACTCGTCCTCGCGGCTGGGCGTCGACGACGAGAAGCGCTGGAACATCCGCGAGGTGCCATTGCACGTCCTCGTCGACGGCGACGATCTGCGCGACGGAGTCGACGAGATCCCCTACGACATCCATGATCGCCCCAAGGTGACGACGGCGGGGGCCGCGCCGGCCGACCTGGAGGAGACGTACCGGCAGGCATTGGCCGACAGTGCCGGGGATGGCGTCGTCGCGGTGCACCTGTCGGCCGCTCTGTCGAGCACCTACAGCGCGGCGGTCATCGCTGCTCGGGAGTTCGGATCAGCGGTGCGCGTGGTCAATTCGCGCTCGGCGGCAATGGGCGTCGGGTTCGTCGCCCGCGAGGCGGCGCGCTGCGCGGCCGCGGGCGGGGACGTCGACGCCGTGGAGGCGGCCGCACGCGCCGCCCGGGGACGCTCGCACGTGTTCCTCGTCGTGCACCGGCTGGACAACCTGCGCCGCAGCGGGCGTATCGGCACCGCGTCGTCGTGGCTGGGCACCGCGTTGTCGCTCAAGCCGCTGCTCCGCCTCGACGTCGACGGCCGGTTGGTGCTCGATCAGCGCATCCGCACCATCAGCAAGGCGCATGCAGCGCTGGTGGACCGCGTCGCCGATGTCGTGGGCGAGGCGCCGGCCGACGTCGTGGTGCACCACGTCGACAACCACGACGCCGCTGACGAGCTGGGAGCCGCTCTGACACAGCGGCTTCCGCAATTGACCTCGCTGACCGTCGCCGACATGGGCCCGGTGCTGTCGGTTCACGTTGGCTCCGGAGCCGTCGGCGTCGCCGTGCAGGTCGCCGCGTCGTAG
- a CDS encoding helix-turn-helix transcriptional regulator: MQRPPRSPRHQSIRAVAALSDDMRWRLYDFARAQRRPVSRDEAASAAGISRRLAAFHLDKLVEAGLLQFHFRQPMDARAGRPPKVYALADTELDVSIPTRRHGLLADILAHAVLAENEHGSARVAAACVAHERGVTAAAAASEPVRGGRLSAERTMRLAEKALADYGFEPYPAPQQCVRLRNCPFHPLARQLPKLVCELNLSFARGVLDGLQSETVEAVLAPAGGECCVELRPVALI, encoded by the coding sequence GTGCAGCGACCCCCGCGCTCCCCGCGTCACCAGTCGATCCGCGCGGTGGCAGCGCTGAGCGACGACATGCGCTGGCGGCTGTACGACTTCGCGCGGGCTCAGCGCCGCCCGGTCAGCCGCGACGAAGCGGCCTCTGCGGCGGGCATCTCCCGCAGACTCGCGGCCTTCCACCTCGACAAGCTCGTCGAAGCCGGGCTGCTGCAATTCCATTTCCGGCAGCCGATGGACGCTCGCGCCGGTCGCCCGCCGAAGGTGTACGCACTCGCAGACACGGAACTCGATGTCAGCATCCCGACGCGCCGCCACGGATTGCTCGCCGACATCCTCGCGCACGCGGTGCTCGCCGAGAACGAGCACGGATCGGCACGGGTCGCCGCGGCATGTGTGGCCCACGAGCGCGGTGTCACCGCGGCGGCGGCCGCGAGCGAGCCGGTACGCGGCGGCCGGCTGAGCGCCGAGCGAACCATGCGCCTGGCCGAGAAAGCACTTGCCGACTACGGATTCGAGCCCTACCCCGCTCCGCAGCAGTGTGTCCGGCTTCGCAACTGCCCCTTCCACCCGCTTGCGCGCCAGTTGCCCAAGCTCGTGTGCGAGCTCAACCTTTCCTTCGCGCGTGGGGTCCTCGACGGACTGCAGTCCGAGACCGTCGAGGCTGTGCTCGCGCCCGCCGGGGGCGAATGTTGCGTGGAACTGCGGCCGGTGGCACTGATCTGA
- a CDS encoding DUF2231 domain-containing protein — protein MSTRSEQAKHPVSAMLAGPYGHPFHPILVTVPIGAWLASLVFDIASHVVADPGFLVRGAWWLIAIGVIGAAAAAAVGFLDLLAIPTGTRAFTVGLVHMTLNLAVTAGYIAGYLWRQTLSMDGPVALGPLALSVVSFAVLGASGYLGGMLSYRYGVRVADEATQATGFVGR, from the coding sequence GTGAGCACTCGGTCAGAGCAGGCGAAGCACCCCGTCAGCGCGATGCTGGCCGGACCGTACGGGCATCCGTTCCATCCCATCCTGGTCACCGTTCCGATCGGCGCGTGGCTCGCCAGTCTGGTCTTCGACATCGCGTCGCACGTGGTGGCCGATCCGGGCTTCCTGGTCCGAGGAGCCTGGTGGCTGATCGCGATCGGTGTGATCGGCGCGGCGGCCGCTGCCGCGGTCGGCTTCCTGGACCTGCTCGCCATCCCCACGGGCACCCGGGCATTCACGGTGGGCCTCGTGCACATGACGCTGAACCTGGCCGTCACGGCGGGCTATATCGCTGGTTACCTTTGGCGGCAGACACTTTCGATGGACGGGCCGGTGGCTCTCGGACCGCTGGCGTTGTCAGTGGTCAGCTTCGCGGTGTTGGGGGCGTCGGGCTATCTGGGCGGCATGTTGTCCTACCGCTACGGTGTCCGCGTCGCCGACGAGGCCACTCAGGCGACCGGCTTCGTCGGTAGGTGA
- a CDS encoding NAD(P)H-dependent amine dehydrogenase family protein, with amino-acid sequence MPTERPLRVIQWTTGNIGRRSLHAIIGRDDMDLVGVYAHGADKVGVDAAELAGRPEPTGVTATNDIDALLALRPDACCYNPLWPSIDELVRLLEAGVNVCTSAAWITGGKQSPEDLQRIRTACERGNSTIFGSGAHPGMSNLVGMVLSGACERVDEIRITESVDCSTYESAGTQTAMGFSQDPDTPGLAESVRRESEVFAESAAMMADAIGVTLDRLTFDVTFTAATGDSDLGFMTIPQGTVAGVMGYHRGWVGERNVVSVGFNWIMGEHVSPPKPLEHGHVVQVFGLPNMRTVVHCLPPRDWTEPGFMGLGMIYTAMPVTNAVPAVVAAPPGIVTLADLPPITGRAAV; translated from the coding sequence ATGCCGACCGAGCGACCTCTGCGCGTCATCCAGTGGACCACCGGCAACATCGGCCGCCGCTCACTGCACGCGATCATCGGCCGCGATGACATGGACCTCGTCGGGGTCTACGCGCACGGCGCGGACAAGGTCGGCGTCGACGCGGCCGAACTCGCCGGCCGGCCCGAACCGACCGGGGTGACGGCCACGAACGACATCGACGCGCTGCTCGCCCTGCGGCCCGACGCATGCTGCTACAACCCGTTGTGGCCCAGCATCGACGAGCTGGTCCGCCTGCTCGAGGCCGGCGTCAACGTGTGTACGTCGGCCGCGTGGATCACCGGGGGCAAGCAGTCGCCCGAGGATCTGCAGCGCATCCGAACCGCTTGTGAGCGAGGCAATTCGACGATCTTCGGCAGCGGCGCACACCCTGGCATGTCGAATCTGGTGGGCATGGTCCTCAGCGGCGCCTGCGAGCGCGTCGACGAGATCCGCATCACCGAATCGGTGGACTGCTCGACCTACGAGTCGGCAGGCACCCAGACCGCGATGGGCTTCTCGCAGGACCCCGACACCCCGGGGCTGGCCGAGAGCGTGCGCCGCGAGAGCGAGGTGTTCGCCGAATCGGCCGCCATGATGGCCGACGCCATCGGCGTGACGCTGGACCGGCTGACCTTCGACGTGACGTTCACTGCCGCGACCGGGGACAGCGACCTCGGCTTCATGACGATTCCGCAGGGCACGGTTGCCGGGGTGATGGGCTATCACCGCGGCTGGGTGGGCGAGCGCAACGTCGTCAGCGTCGGGTTCAACTGGATCATGGGTGAGCACGTGAGCCCTCCCAAACCCCTCGAGCACGGCCACGTCGTGCAGGTGTTCGGGCTGCCCAACATGCGCACCGTCGTGCACTGCCTGCCGCCCAGGGACTGGACCGAACCGGGTTTCATGGGGTTGGGCATGATCTACACCGCGATGCCGGTGACCAACGCGGTACCCGCCGTGGTCGCCGCACCGCCGGGCATCGTGACGCTGGCCGATCTTCCGCCGATCACGGGCCGGGCGGCGGTCTGA
- a CDS encoding phage major capsid protein, with amino-acid sequence MAVLNSGLETAWTPEDYGKLVDLVLAEKSIAFRAGTVVGTANESIRFPMLKADPAVGWYAENTQITLTDPDTDELIVTPKAVKGLTQISNEAAADSNPAVADEIGRGLARNIAKKIDAAFFGNTVANGPSGLLSLAGVNVVDTGTVLLDSLDPFHDAKAAALADGAEVSVWILAPDVALALSKAKTATDSNVGLLDANGVGDGVSLAGIPVLVSTDVEAGNAWGLDSSQVKVVQRTGTKVTRSLDAAFDYDAVQVRATARVGFGFTNPAGVVRLHDAA; translated from the coding sequence ATGGCAGTTCTGAATTCTGGTCTCGAAACCGCTTGGACCCCCGAGGATTACGGCAAGCTGGTCGATCTGGTCCTGGCCGAGAAGTCGATTGCGTTCCGCGCCGGCACCGTGGTCGGTACCGCGAACGAGTCGATCCGGTTCCCGATGCTCAAGGCTGACCCGGCGGTCGGCTGGTACGCCGAGAACACCCAGATCACGCTCACCGATCCGGACACCGACGAGCTCATCGTCACCCCGAAGGCGGTCAAGGGTCTGACCCAGATCAGCAACGAGGCAGCCGCCGACAGCAATCCGGCTGTCGCGGACGAGATCGGTCGAGGTCTGGCTCGCAACATCGCGAAGAAGATCGACGCCGCGTTCTTCGGCAACACCGTGGCTAACGGCCCCTCGGGCCTGCTGTCGCTGGCTGGTGTCAACGTGGTCGATACCGGCACGGTCCTGCTGGACTCGCTGGACCCGTTCCACGATGCGAAGGCCGCCGCGCTGGCTGATGGCGCGGAGGTCTCGGTGTGGATTCTGGCCCCCGATGTGGCGCTGGCCCTGAGCAAGGCGAAGACCGCCACCGACTCCAACGTCGGCCTGCTCGACGCCAACGGTGTGGGCGACGGTGTCTCGCTGGCTGGCATCCCGGTCCTGGTCTCGACCGACGTCGAGGCTGGCAATGCGTGGGGTCTGGACAGCTCGCAGGTCAAGGTTGTGCAGCGCACGGGCACCAAGGTGACCCGCTCGCTCGACGCCGCGTTCGACTACGACGCGGTCCAGGTCCGTGCGACGGCCCGCGTGGGCTTCGGGTTCACCAACCCGGCTGGCGTGGTCCGTCTGCACGACGCTGCCTGA
- a CDS encoding Gp19/Gp15/Gp42 family protein: MAHATAADVAALLARELSTEETTMVERRLEQAERLILRRIPDLDEKITAGELDEADVIDVEAEAVLRIVRNPDGYTMESDGSYTYQLSQETASGKLEILPSEWELLGVRARGMFQIVPNVARSTWDGRLA; this comes from the coding sequence ATGGCACACGCAACCGCCGCTGATGTCGCCGCGCTACTGGCGCGTGAACTGTCAACCGAAGAGACCACGATGGTCGAGAGGCGGCTGGAGCAGGCCGAGAGGCTGATCCTGCGCCGTATCCCCGATCTGGACGAGAAGATCACCGCCGGCGAGCTGGACGAGGCCGACGTGATCGACGTCGAGGCCGAGGCCGTGCTCCGCATCGTGCGGAACCCGGACGGCTACACGATGGAGTCGGACGGCAGCTACACCTACCAGCTCTCGCAGGAGACCGCCTCGGGCAAGCTGGAGATCCTCCCGAGCGAGTGGGAGCTCCTCGGGGTCCGGGCCCGAGGCATGTTCCAGATCGTGCCGAACGTCGCACGCAGCACTTGGGACGGGAGGCTCGCATGA
- a CDS encoding recombinase family protein, producing MRVLGRLRLSVASDESTSIERQREAVESWSQANGHQVIGWAEDTDVSGSVDPFDTPRLGDWLANRADDFDVIVCWKLDRLGRDAIRLNKLFGWCIDHRKTVVSCSEAIDLGTPVGRLIANVIAFLAEGELEAIRERTISSRRKLRETARWPGGRPPYGYRVVPAEQGSGKVLQIDETISHRRDCPKGSSPCECPKAHAVVRRIVDAVLDGQPLGRIARELNADGILPPADHYRVSVGKPPATEGTWRTWPLKHMLRSPTLVGHAHLGGVTVRDDQGQPVRMAEPLVSDDERELILAELDRTTGAPRERAQPAPLAGIAACFFCGTTLTLTTNKKSGRVYRYYRCPKACSSLIPADAAEELAETTFLDDYGSRDVTERVWVPGDNHETELRAALAAFDELSATAGRMTSRAAQDRLQRQLSALDARIAELESTPTREGRYEDRPTGRKYRDAWEQAAEPAERRELLKRAGITIRIGISGVGKRHQNNGGVWHAEIHSPVPLDETASLEERRKHGVPD from the coding sequence ATGCGAGTACTAGGCAGGCTGCGACTCTCTGTCGCATCGGATGAGTCCACGTCCATCGAACGACAGCGGGAGGCTGTCGAGAGCTGGTCTCAGGCGAACGGACATCAGGTCATCGGCTGGGCCGAGGACACCGACGTCTCCGGATCGGTGGACCCGTTCGACACTCCCCGACTGGGCGACTGGCTCGCCAACCGAGCAGACGATTTCGACGTCATCGTCTGCTGGAAGCTCGACCGCCTCGGTCGAGACGCAATCCGGCTGAACAAGCTCTTCGGGTGGTGCATCGACCACCGCAAGACCGTGGTCTCCTGCTCCGAGGCCATCGACCTCGGTACCCCTGTCGGTCGGTTGATCGCGAACGTGATCGCGTTCCTCGCGGAGGGCGAGCTGGAGGCCATCCGAGAGCGGACCATCTCCTCTCGCCGGAAGCTGCGCGAGACGGCCCGGTGGCCCGGAGGCAGGCCACCATACGGCTACCGGGTGGTCCCCGCCGAGCAGGGCTCGGGGAAGGTGCTGCAGATAGACGAGACCATCTCGCACAGGCGAGATTGTCCAAAGGGCAGCTCACCGTGTGAGTGCCCGAAGGCGCACGCGGTGGTGCGGCGCATCGTGGACGCTGTCCTTGACGGGCAGCCGCTCGGACGGATTGCCCGCGAGCTGAACGCGGACGGCATCCTGCCTCCCGCCGATCACTACCGCGTCTCTGTGGGGAAACCGCCTGCCACAGAAGGCACGTGGCGAACGTGGCCGTTGAAGCACATGCTCCGATCACCGACGCTGGTCGGACACGCCCACCTCGGTGGTGTGACCGTCCGAGACGACCAGGGCCAGCCCGTCAGGATGGCCGAGCCGTTGGTCTCAGACGACGAGCGCGAGCTGATCCTCGCTGAGCTCGACCGGACGACCGGCGCACCGCGTGAGCGGGCGCAGCCGGCCCCCCTCGCCGGTATCGCTGCGTGCTTCTTCTGCGGAACCACGCTGACGCTCACGACGAACAAGAAGAGCGGACGCGTCTACCGGTACTACCGGTGCCCGAAAGCCTGCTCCTCGCTGATCCCTGCGGATGCAGCCGAAGAGCTCGCGGAGACCACGTTCTTGGACGACTACGGCAGTCGAGACGTCACCGAGCGCGTGTGGGTGCCCGGAGACAACCACGAGACCGAGCTGAGAGCCGCCCTGGCGGCGTTTGACGAGCTGTCCGCTACGGCGGGACGGATGACGTCCCGAGCCGCTCAGGATCGACTACAGCGGCAGCTGAGCGCGTTGGACGCCCGGATAGCCGAGCTGGAGTCCACACCGACCCGAGAGGGCCGGTACGAGGACCGACCGACAGGCCGGAAGTACCGGGATGCGTGGGAGCAGGCAGCGGAACCCGCCGAGCGGCGGGAACTGCTCAAGCGTGCCGGTATCACGATCCGCATCGGGATCTCCGGGGTGGGCAAACGGCATCAGAACAACGGCGGCGTCTGGCATGCCGAGATCCACTCACCCGTGCCGCTGGACGAGACGGCGTCTCTGGAGGAGCGCCGGAAGCACGGGGTACCGGACTAG
- a CDS encoding acyl-CoA dehydrogenase — protein sequence MSAPHIEPALADMMDAVFAEHGQDADLWSRLDDLGLVRLTGAEDAGGSGAGWLEAAELVSAAARHGARIPLAEHDLLACWLLDTAGVPADSARRTVCLLDAQGRAAGVPWASSAQRVVAVWQRGDDHVVADLDPAGLSITAGANMIGEPRDTVVADLAILSGATVTAGQIATLRLKAALIRAVQICAALDRALELSIEHATTREQFGRTLSKFQAVQHLISDIACEAALARSATEAALSAAIASDWSAPNLEFLVASARSCAGHATSVVVRNAHQVLGAIGTTSEHRLHVFTRAALAWRSEFGSMRHWDDLLTDMALHAGPDGLWALIAP from the coding sequence ATGAGCGCCCCCCACATCGAGCCCGCGCTCGCCGACATGATGGACGCCGTGTTCGCCGAGCACGGCCAGGACGCCGACCTGTGGAGCAGGCTCGACGATCTGGGTCTGGTCCGGCTCACCGGCGCCGAAGACGCCGGCGGCAGCGGCGCCGGATGGCTCGAGGCCGCCGAGCTCGTGTCCGCCGCGGCGCGCCACGGCGCCCGGATCCCGCTGGCCGAACACGATCTGCTGGCCTGCTGGCTGCTCGACACCGCGGGGGTTCCGGCCGACAGCGCACGGCGCACCGTGTGCCTGCTCGACGCGCAGGGCCGGGCCGCCGGCGTGCCGTGGGCGTCGAGCGCACAACGGGTGGTCGCGGTGTGGCAGCGCGGCGACGACCATGTCGTCGCCGACCTCGACCCCGCAGGCCTTTCGATCACCGCCGGCGCCAACATGATCGGTGAGCCGCGCGACACCGTCGTCGCCGACCTGGCCATCCTGTCCGGCGCCACCGTCACCGCCGGGCAGATCGCGACGTTGCGGCTCAAGGCGGCGCTGATCCGCGCCGTCCAGATCTGTGCGGCGCTGGATCGGGCGCTCGAGCTGTCGATCGAGCACGCGACGACGCGTGAGCAGTTCGGGCGAACGCTGTCGAAGTTCCAGGCCGTGCAGCACCTGATCTCCGACATCGCGTGCGAGGCCGCGCTCGCACGGTCGGCCACCGAGGCGGCGCTGTCGGCCGCAATCGCCTCGGACTGGTCGGCGCCGAATCTGGAATTCCTTGTCGCATCGGCCCGTTCGTGCGCCGGCCATGCGACGTCGGTGGTGGTGCGCAACGCCCATCAGGTGCTCGGCGCCATCGGCACCACGAGCGAGCACCGGCTACACGTCTTCACCCGGGCGGCGTTGGCCTGGCGCTCGGAGTTCGGCTCGATGCGGCACTGGGACGACCTGCTCACCGACATGGCATTGCACGCAGGCCCGGACGGCCTGTGGGCGCTGATCGCGCCCTGA
- a CDS encoding acyl-CoA dehydrogenase family protein has translation MALPRLVPRSGTDPSSRDELRAEVRRWLADQRAAGAFTPSVDAWLSGWDEAFTAALAARGWLGMTVPVDYGGHGRSFLERFVVTEELLAAGAPVAAHWIADRQIVPSLLKYGTEAQRRHFLPRIVAGECYFGIGMSEPDSGSDLASVRSRAEQVDGGWRLTGAKVWTSGAHLAHAFIALVRTAPVDPAHRHAGLSQFIVDLRGPGVEIRPIRSMNGAHHFNEVILDDVFVPDDMVFGEIGDGWRQVTSELAFERSGPERVLSTFMLLQAAADAMAAEQLPRDADLGRLVGRLAGLHQMSSAVADALQRHEPAEVPAAVVKVLGTTTEGDIAEFAHLASDHTTAFAELAAAAVDQRPGFTIRGGTNEVLRGVIARGLGMR, from the coding sequence ATGGCGCTCCCCCGCCTGGTACCCCGATCCGGCACCGACCCGTCGAGCCGCGACGAGCTGCGCGCCGAGGTCCGCCGGTGGCTCGCCGACCAACGCGCCGCAGGCGCCTTCACTCCGTCGGTCGACGCGTGGCTGTCCGGCTGGGACGAAGCGTTCACCGCGGCACTGGCCGCCCGCGGATGGCTGGGCATGACGGTGCCCGTCGACTACGGCGGGCACGGCCGCTCCTTCCTCGAACGGTTCGTCGTCACCGAGGAACTGCTCGCCGCAGGCGCCCCGGTGGCCGCGCACTGGATCGCCGACCGGCAGATCGTGCCGTCGCTGCTCAAGTACGGCACCGAGGCGCAGAGGCGGCACTTCCTGCCCAGAATCGTTGCCGGAGAATGCTATTTCGGCATCGGCATGAGCGAGCCGGACTCCGGATCCGATCTCGCGAGCGTGCGTAGCCGGGCCGAGCAGGTCGACGGCGGGTGGCGGCTCACCGGGGCGAAGGTCTGGACGTCCGGCGCCCATCTGGCGCACGCGTTCATCGCGCTGGTCCGCACCGCGCCGGTCGACCCCGCGCACCGGCATGCCGGTCTGAGCCAGTTCATCGTCGACCTGCGCGGCCCGGGCGTCGAGATCCGGCCGATCCGGTCGATGAACGGGGCGCACCACTTCAACGAGGTGATCCTCGACGACGTCTTCGTGCCCGACGACATGGTATTCGGTGAGATCGGCGACGGATGGCGGCAGGTGACGTCGGAACTGGCCTTCGAGCGCAGCGGTCCGGAGCGGGTGCTGTCGACGTTCATGCTGCTGCAGGCGGCCGCCGACGCGATGGCTGCCGAACAACTGCCGCGGGACGCGGATCTGGGCCGGCTGGTGGGCAGGCTCGCCGGGCTGCACCAGATGTCGTCAGCGGTGGCCGATGCGCTGCAGCGTCACGAACCCGCGGAGGTTCCCGCCGCCGTCGTCAAGGTGCTGGGCACCACGACTGAGGGCGACATCGCCGAATTCGCCCATCTGGCAAGCGATCACACAACCGCCTTCGCGGAGCTGGCGGCAGCCGCGGTGGATCAGCGGCCCGGATTCACGATCCGCGGCGGGACCAATGAGGTGCTGCGCGGCGTGATCGCCCGCGGGCTGGGGATGCGATGA
- a CDS encoding ComEA family DNA-binding protein codes for MSTELPAERLLRRLGTDGARDGQAAAADDDEASETSLSRWLPEPGPGRSAAWLSRIRGDPGRAGVLALGVVGLIAVLVTVVSLVRDRPPAVVSAKLPPVEMVSSAAPAPSGAPTQAGPVIVSVVGLVHRPGLVTLEPGARIADALEAAGGPVDGADVVGLNMARRVADGEQIVVGIGAAPGQPTQMGSSVVSGSAQSPGPPTGETVSGATDVVDLNAATVEQLDTLPGIGPVTAAAIVAWRDANGRFTSVDQLGDVDGIGPARLDKLRTLVAVG; via the coding sequence ATGTCGACCGAACTGCCCGCTGAGCGCCTCCTGCGCCGTCTGGGCACCGACGGTGCCCGCGATGGTCAGGCCGCCGCCGCAGACGACGACGAGGCGTCCGAGACCTCGCTGTCGCGCTGGCTCCCCGAGCCCGGGCCGGGGCGCTCCGCGGCCTGGCTGTCGCGGATCCGCGGCGATCCCGGCAGGGCGGGTGTCCTCGCGCTGGGCGTCGTCGGTCTCATCGCCGTACTGGTGACCGTGGTGAGCCTGGTGCGGGACCGGCCGCCGGCGGTCGTCTCCGCGAAGCTCCCGCCGGTGGAGATGGTGTCATCGGCGGCACCGGCGCCCTCGGGGGCGCCCACGCAGGCTGGACCCGTGATCGTCAGCGTGGTCGGGCTGGTGCACCGCCCCGGTCTTGTCACCCTCGAGCCGGGGGCGAGAATCGCCGATGCCCTGGAGGCCGCAGGCGGGCCGGTGGACGGCGCCGATGTCGTGGGTCTGAACATGGCCCGCCGGGTCGCCGACGGTGAGCAGATCGTCGTCGGCATCGGGGCGGCGCCGGGTCAGCCCACGCAGATGGGTAGCTCGGTGGTGTCCGGCTCGGCGCAGTCGCCCGGCCCGCCGACGGGCGAAACAGTTTCGGGTGCAACAGATGTCGTGGACCTGAACGCCGCAACCGTGGAGCAGCTCGACACACTGCCGGGCATCGGGCCGGTGACGGCGGCCGCGATCGTGGCGTGGCGCGACGCCAACGGGCGGTTCACCAGTGTCGACCAACTCGGCGACGTGGACGGGATCGGACCGGCGCGACTGGACAAGCTGCGCACCCTGGTGGCCGTGGGATGA